One stretch of Jiangella gansuensis DSM 44835 DNA includes these proteins:
- a CDS encoding DUF222 domain-containing protein, with protein MSVQTPASHEDNHGDDSNLGDGDEVARLACLSPGPELAVALAGIDPAKLSARDLILLAQAWERLKAHTEARQLAVFAALAAQPEYQHCTYPDTAGGTHEHRAVQAAGSEVSLTLAWSPGRAAHRVATAVELTEELPATLDALTAGRIDADKARLITERTRCLPNPDTRRSVEAAVLPVAEHKTRTALDTALRRAVIAADPTGAEQRHRDATDRRRVQRPEPASPGGDDGMAQLYLYGPAEDLTALWTAIDAAAHHARTRARKHGDRRTLDQLRFDTLTGLGWTALTLGHLGCCHPTCTSPRDGTGTGGNHAGTSDSCGTSHADTRGS; from the coding sequence GTGTCCGTCCAAACACCCGCGAGCCACGAAGACAACCATGGCGACGACAGCAACCTCGGCGACGGCGACGAGGTGGCCCGGCTGGCGTGTCTGTCGCCCGGGCCAGAGCTGGCCGTGGCGCTGGCCGGCATCGATCCCGCCAAGCTGTCCGCGCGCGACCTGATCCTGCTCGCGCAAGCCTGGGAACGCCTCAAAGCCCACACCGAGGCCCGCCAGCTCGCCGTGTTCGCCGCGCTGGCCGCCCAACCCGAATACCAGCACTGCACCTACCCCGACACCGCCGGGGGAACGCACGAGCACCGCGCCGTGCAAGCCGCCGGCAGCGAGGTCTCCCTCACCCTGGCCTGGTCCCCCGGACGCGCTGCCCACCGCGTCGCCACCGCGGTCGAGCTGACCGAGGAACTGCCCGCCACCCTGGACGCGCTGACCGCCGGACGGATCGACGCGGACAAGGCGCGACTGATCACCGAGCGCACCCGCTGCCTGCCCAACCCCGACACCCGCCGCAGCGTCGAAGCCGCCGTCCTCCCCGTCGCCGAACACAAAACCCGCACCGCCCTCGACACCGCCCTACGCCGCGCGGTCATCGCCGCCGACCCCACCGGCGCCGAACAACGCCACCGCGACGCCACCGACCGGCGCCGGGTCCAGCGACCCGAGCCCGCATCGCCGGGCGGAGACGACGGCATGGCCCAGCTCTACCTCTACGGGCCCGCCGAAGACCTCACCGCCCTCTGGACCGCCATCGACGCCGCCGCCCACCACGCCCGCACCCGCGCCCGCAAACACGGCGACCGGCGCACCCTGGACCAACTCCGCTTCGACACCCTCACCGGCCTGGGCTGGACCGCCCTCACCCTCGGCCACCTCGGCTGCTGCCACCCCACCTGCACAAGCCCCCGCGACGGCACCGGCACCGGCGGCAATCACGCTGGCACCAGCGACAGCTGCGGCACCAGCCACGCCGACACGCGCGGCAGCC
- a CDS encoding alpha/beta hydrolase yields the protein MSGRDVHSRAAHSPDLTVTYGPLPDHVADVWLPVGDDARPRTAMLLVMHGGFWRAEYDRRHARPQCAALAAAGYVVVSIEYRRVGAGGGWPATFDDVALAVDTVPGQVGAAARRSGRPAGSAPPRAVLVGHSAGGHLAVWAASRHRLPAGSPWRLPAPAPAVAGVVSLAGVLDLTTAAELDLDDGAARTLIGGGPVDQPERYAVADPLRLTPVGVPTVLVHGTADRQVPHAFSRRYATAAGPRTRLVELPGVEHFALIDPASAAWPAVLTAVAHLVDGGRAD from the coding sequence ATGTCCGGTCGCGACGTCCACAGCCGGGCGGCGCATTCGCCCGATCTCACCGTCACCTACGGGCCACTGCCCGACCACGTGGCCGACGTGTGGCTTCCCGTGGGCGACGACGCCCGGCCGCGCACCGCGATGCTGCTCGTCATGCACGGTGGCTTCTGGCGCGCGGAGTACGACCGCCGCCATGCCCGGCCGCAGTGTGCCGCGCTGGCGGCGGCTGGGTACGTGGTGGTGTCCATCGAGTACCGGCGGGTCGGTGCGGGCGGCGGCTGGCCGGCCACCTTCGACGACGTGGCGCTGGCGGTCGACACCGTGCCGGGGCAGGTCGGTGCGGCCGCGCGGCGCTCCGGCCGCCCGGCTGGTTCGGCGCCGCCGCGGGCGGTGCTGGTGGGGCATTCGGCGGGTGGGCACCTTGCGGTGTGGGCCGCCTCGCGGCACCGGCTGCCCGCGGGCTCGCCGTGGCGGCTGCCGGCGCCGGCACCGGCGGTGGCGGGGGTGGTGTCGCTGGCCGGGGTGCTCGACCTCACCACAGCGGCCGAGCTCGACCTCGACGACGGCGCCGCCCGCACGCTGATCGGTGGCGGGCCCGTCGACCAGCCGGAACGCTACGCCGTCGCCGACCCGCTGCGCCTCACCCCGGTCGGCGTGCCGACGGTGCTCGTGCACGGCACCGCCGACCGCCAGGTCCCGCACGCGTTCAGCCGCCGGTACGCCACGGCGGCTGGGCCCCGCACCCGGCTGGTGGAGCTTCCCGGCGTCGAGCACTTCGCGCTCATCGATCCGGCCTCGGCCGCCTGGCCGGCGGTGCTGACGGCCGTCGCTCACCTGGTGGACGGTGGCCGCGCCGATTGA
- a CDS encoding GNAT family N-acetyltransferase: MSQTAGMVTSSPSTPAPQLAVHPATPERWEDLRSILVPRSGGSEACWCLAWRLPSGEFGRTAGAEREARLHALVADGPPPGLLAYLDDDPVGWCNVGPRASMGRLLRSTTIRPVDDVPVWSVVCFVVRSGHRGRGIAQELLDETVAFARGHGAPAIEGYPVESGGTRISTSLAYVGTTAMFERSGFERFAPTDATSGKRPRWIMRRSLSE; the protein is encoded by the coding sequence ATGAGCCAGACTGCTGGCATGGTCACGAGCTCGCCATCGACGCCGGCGCCGCAGCTCGCCGTGCACCCCGCCACGCCGGAACGTTGGGAGGATCTGCGCTCCATCCTGGTACCGCGCAGCGGTGGCTCCGAGGCGTGCTGGTGCCTGGCCTGGCGGCTGCCGTCCGGCGAGTTCGGCCGGACGGCGGGTGCCGAGCGCGAGGCCCGGCTGCACGCCCTGGTGGCCGACGGCCCGCCGCCGGGGCTGCTCGCCTACCTCGACGACGATCCGGTCGGCTGGTGCAACGTCGGGCCCCGTGCCTCCATGGGCCGGCTGCTGCGTTCCACCACCATCCGCCCGGTCGACGACGTCCCGGTCTGGTCCGTCGTGTGCTTCGTCGTGCGCAGCGGACACCGGGGCCGGGGCATCGCGCAGGAGCTGCTGGACGAGACCGTGGCCTTCGCGCGCGGGCATGGCGCACCCGCGATCGAGGGCTACCCGGTCGAGTCCGGCGGCACGCGCATCAGCACGTCGCTGGCCTATGTGGGCACCACCGCCATGTTCGAGCGCTCCGGGTTCGAACGGTTCGCACCCACCGACGCCACCAGCGGCAAGCGGCCACGCTGGATCATGCGCCGGTCGCTGAGCGAATGA
- the ffh gene encoding signal recognition particle protein: MFATLTDRLTATFKTLRGKGRLSDADIDATAREIRVALLEADVALPVVKDFIAAVKERARAAEVSQALNPAQQVIKIVNDELVRILGGETRRLRFAKQPPTVIMLAGLQGAGKTTLAGKLALWLKNQGKQPLLVAADLQRPNAVTQLQVVAERAGVGVWAPEPGNGVGDPVAVAKSSIEHAASKLYDVVVVDTAGRLGVDEEMMRQAADIRDVVKPDETLFVVDAMIGQDAVNTATAFLDGVGFDGVVLTKLDGDARGGAALSVASVTGRPVMFASSGEKLTDFDVFHPERMASRILDLGDMLTLIESAEQAFDAEQAEQMARKLQAKGGKDFTFDDFLQQMQAIKKMGSFKSLLGMLPGAGQMREALDAFDERELDRVQAIIHSMTPAERENPKIINGSRRARIARGSGREVSEINQLVERFFMARDMMSQAARGKLGGLGGMPGMPGMAGGVPGMPGMPGMGGKKSKGRQPKQGKKGKRGARSGNPAKRAAQLAAADERRAQEPQAGQLPSAFGGDAPSPDGNFELPDDVAEFLKKR, translated from the coding sequence GTGTTCGCCACCCTCACCGACCGCCTCACCGCGACGTTCAAGACCCTGCGCGGCAAGGGGCGCCTCTCCGACGCCGACATCGATGCCACCGCACGCGAGATCCGTGTTGCGCTGCTGGAGGCCGACGTCGCGCTGCCGGTGGTCAAGGACTTCATCGCGGCGGTGAAGGAACGCGCCCGCGCTGCCGAGGTCTCCCAGGCGCTCAACCCCGCGCAGCAGGTCATCAAGATCGTCAACGACGAGCTGGTACGCATCCTGGGCGGGGAGACCCGCCGGCTGCGCTTCGCCAAGCAACCGCCGACGGTCATCATGCTGGCCGGTCTGCAAGGTGCCGGTAAGACGACGCTCGCCGGCAAGCTCGCGCTCTGGCTGAAGAACCAGGGCAAGCAGCCGCTGCTGGTCGCCGCCGACCTGCAGCGCCCCAACGCCGTCACCCAGCTGCAGGTGGTGGCCGAGCGGGCTGGTGTGGGTGTCTGGGCGCCGGAGCCGGGCAACGGCGTGGGCGACCCGGTGGCCGTCGCGAAGTCCAGCATCGAGCACGCCGCCAGCAAGCTGTACGACGTCGTCGTCGTCGACACCGCCGGCCGGCTGGGCGTCGACGAGGAGATGATGCGGCAGGCCGCCGACATCCGCGACGTCGTCAAACCGGACGAGACGCTGTTCGTCGTCGACGCCATGATCGGCCAGGACGCCGTCAACACCGCCACCGCGTTCCTCGACGGGGTCGGGTTCGACGGCGTCGTACTCACCAAGCTCGACGGCGACGCCCGCGGTGGCGCCGCGCTGTCGGTCGCCTCCGTCACCGGTCGGCCGGTCATGTTCGCCTCGTCGGGGGAGAAGCTGACCGACTTCGACGTCTTCCATCCCGAGCGGATGGCCTCGCGCATCCTCGACCTCGGCGACATGCTGACCCTGATCGAGTCGGCCGAGCAGGCATTCGACGCCGAACAGGCCGAGCAGATGGCCCGCAAGCTGCAGGCCAAGGGCGGCAAGGACTTCACCTTCGACGACTTCCTGCAGCAGATGCAGGCGATCAAGAAGATGGGCTCGTTCAAGAGCCTGCTCGGCATGCTGCCCGGCGCCGGCCAGATGCGGGAGGCCCTGGACGCCTTCGACGAGCGGGAGCTCGACCGCGTCCAGGCGATCATCCACTCGATGACGCCGGCCGAGCGGGAGAACCCGAAGATCATCAACGGGTCGCGCCGGGCTCGCATCGCCCGCGGTTCGGGTCGCGAGGTCAGCGAGATCAACCAGCTCGTCGAGCGGTTCTTCATGGCCCGCGACATGATGAGCCAGGCCGCCCGGGGCAAGCTCGGCGGGCTCGGTGGCATGCCCGGAATGCCTGGCATGGCCGGCGGCGTGCCCGGGATGCCGGGGATGCCAGGTATGGGGGGCAAGAAGAGCAAGGGCCGGCAGCCCAAGCAGGGCAAGAAGGGCAAGCGTGGCGCACGCTCGGGCAACCCGGCCAAGCGCGCCGCCCAGCTCGCCGCTGCCGACGAACGCCGTGCCCAGGAGCCTCAGGCGGGTCAGTTGCCGTCCGCGTTCGGCGGCGATGCGCCGTCGCCCGACGGCAACTTCGAGTTGCCCGACGACGTCGCCGAGTTCCTGAAGAAGCGGTGA
- a CDS encoding amidohydrolase family protein, giving the protein MSLHVRGVVLPDGEYRDLWVRDGVVTYESVPGAETVATGWVLPGLVDLHCHVGIAAGGAVPDDVAEEQALTDRDTGVLLLRDAGSAADTRWIDQRDDLPRIIRAGRHIARTKRYLRNYGWEIEPDELVAYVEQEARRGDGWVKLVGDWIDRETGDLGPCWPREALDAAIARAHQLGARVTAHVFGEDALPDLLDAGIDGIEHGTGLSPDLIAQMAARGVSLVPTLVCIGKFPEFADQGAPKFPAYAAHMRALHERRHQNVRDAYDAGVPVFAGTDAGGQLPHGLIAHEVLELVAAGIPAADAVAAASWKARAYLLGGSGLLREGAAADLCVYAADPRVEPETLLDPVRIVLRGRVVR; this is encoded by the coding sequence ATGTCGCTGCATGTCCGTGGCGTGGTGTTGCCCGACGGGGAGTACCGCGACCTGTGGGTGCGCGACGGCGTCGTGACCTACGAGTCGGTGCCCGGCGCCGAGACCGTCGCCACCGGGTGGGTCCTGCCCGGCCTGGTCGACCTGCACTGTCACGTCGGCATCGCGGCGGGCGGCGCCGTACCCGACGACGTCGCCGAGGAACAGGCGCTCACTGACCGCGACACCGGCGTGCTGCTGCTCCGCGACGCCGGGTCGGCCGCCGACACCCGCTGGATCGACCAGCGCGACGACCTCCCGCGGATCATCCGCGCCGGCCGCCACATCGCCCGCACCAAACGCTACCTGCGCAACTACGGCTGGGAGATCGAGCCGGACGAGCTGGTTGCCTACGTGGAGCAGGAGGCCCGCCGCGGCGACGGCTGGGTGAAGCTGGTCGGCGACTGGATCGACCGTGAGACGGGTGATCTCGGCCCCTGCTGGCCGCGCGAGGCACTGGACGCCGCGATCGCCCGCGCGCACCAGCTGGGCGCCCGCGTTACCGCGCACGTGTTCGGCGAGGACGCGCTACCGGACCTCCTCGACGCCGGGATCGACGGCATCGAGCACGGCACGGGGCTGTCCCCGGACCTCATCGCGCAGATGGCAGCGCGTGGGGTGTCGCTGGTCCCGACGCTGGTCTGCATCGGGAAGTTCCCCGAGTTCGCCGACCAGGGTGCACCGAAATTCCCCGCCTACGCTGCCCACATGCGCGCCCTGCACGAGCGGCGCCACCAGAACGTCCGCGACGCCTACGACGCCGGCGTCCCGGTGTTCGCCGGCACCGACGCCGGTGGGCAACTGCCGCACGGCCTCATCGCGCACGAGGTCCTGGAGCTGGTGGCGGCCGGCATCCCGGCAGCGGACGCGGTGGCCGCCGCGTCCTGGAAGGCCCGGGCCTATCTGCTCGGCGGCAGCGGACTGCTGCGCGAGGGCGCTGCCGCCGACCTGTGCGTCTACGCCGCGGATCCCCGCGTCGAGCCGGAGACCCTGCTGGATCCGGTCCGCATCGTGCTGCGCGGCCGCGTGGTGCGCTGA
- a CDS encoding winged helix-turn-helix domain-containing protein — translation MVDGDPRISDPQRVRAMAHPLRLRLLDLLGMEPELTATECAERTGESVASCSFHLRMLAKYRYIEPGEPRGREKPWRLLSRERTIVPDFDDPDSVREVSAFAELVVDREADRLRRWLAAGASEPEEWASAGTVNTSSFWLTAAEMREVSDTLTELNSRLAERFAARRDHPARRPDGARFVHVFSATSAESIDSEEA, via the coding sequence ATGGTGGACGGTGACCCGAGGATCAGCGACCCGCAGCGCGTGCGTGCGATGGCCCACCCCCTGCGGCTGCGGCTGCTCGACCTGCTCGGCATGGAGCCTGAGCTCACCGCGACCGAGTGCGCCGAGCGCACCGGCGAAAGTGTCGCCAGCTGCTCCTTCCACCTGCGCATGCTCGCCAAGTACAGGTACATCGAGCCGGGAGAGCCACGCGGTCGCGAGAAGCCGTGGCGGCTGCTGAGCCGGGAGCGCACCATCGTGCCCGACTTCGACGATCCGGACTCGGTCCGCGAGGTGTCGGCGTTCGCTGAGCTCGTCGTCGATCGGGAGGCCGACCGGCTGCGGCGCTGGCTTGCGGCGGGAGCGTCCGAGCCGGAGGAGTGGGCCAGCGCGGGTACCGTCAACACGTCGTCGTTCTGGCTGACCGCGGCCGAGATGAGAGAGGTGAGCGACACGCTCACCGAGCTGAACAGCCGGCTGGCCGAGCGTTTCGCCGCGCGCCGCGACCACCCCGCACGTCGCCCCGACGGCGCGCGCTTCGTCCACGTCTTCTCCGCCACCAGTGCCGAGTCCATCGACAGCGAGGAAGCATGA
- a CDS encoding MFS transporter, whose amino-acid sequence MSALRRPAFRRLTVAWTFSNAGDSALFLTAAMWAKDLTGSNAAAGMVFLALGLPVFLAPLAGQLADRMSRRRLVVIVNLVAALGVLSLLAVESADEMWLLYVVIFGYGCVGYVTSAAQSGLLRDLLDDGELAGANGLLSSIDQGLRLLTPLAGAGLYAWFGGGAVAVLTSAMLLLAALMLLTVRVRETPPAGRSERDGFVRELTAGVRHIRTVPALGQLVVVVSIAFALTGLANSTMFAVVDEGLGLGSEFFGVFASIQGGGSIIAGLTVAVLIRRLGERATTGIGLGCLAAGMAGGLTTSVAVVSAGSAVAGLGVVWMVVGLVTLRQRLTPARLQGRVSAATNLALNGPQVAGTAAGAALIAAVDYRVLVAVMVGTILLCAVLALLRRTAELPEPSDQAAAADADDQAAETVNS is encoded by the coding sequence ATGAGCGCGCTACGGCGGCCGGCCTTCCGTCGCCTCACCGTCGCCTGGACCTTCAGCAATGCCGGCGACAGCGCGCTGTTCCTCACCGCAGCCATGTGGGCGAAGGACCTGACCGGCAGCAACGCCGCAGCTGGCATGGTGTTCCTCGCGCTCGGGCTGCCGGTGTTCCTGGCGCCGCTGGCCGGTCAGTTGGCTGACCGGATGTCTCGCCGCCGGCTGGTCGTGATCGTGAACCTGGTCGCCGCACTGGGTGTGCTGAGCCTGCTCGCCGTCGAATCCGCCGACGAGATGTGGCTGCTCTACGTCGTCATCTTCGGTTACGGGTGTGTCGGGTACGTCACCAGCGCGGCACAGTCCGGGCTGCTGCGGGACCTGCTCGACGACGGCGAGCTGGCCGGCGCGAACGGGCTGCTCAGCAGTATCGACCAAGGGCTCCGGCTACTGACGCCGCTGGCCGGGGCCGGCCTCTATGCGTGGTTCGGCGGAGGAGCGGTGGCCGTGCTGACGTCGGCGATGCTGCTGCTCGCCGCGTTGATGCTGCTGACCGTCCGGGTGCGTGAAACGCCACCGGCCGGGCGCAGCGAGCGGGACGGCTTCGTACGAGAGCTGACCGCAGGGGTGCGGCACATCCGGACCGTCCCGGCGCTCGGGCAGCTGGTCGTGGTCGTGAGCATCGCCTTCGCCCTGACCGGCCTGGCCAACTCGACGATGTTCGCCGTCGTCGACGAGGGTCTCGGCCTGGGCAGCGAGTTCTTCGGCGTGTTCGCCAGCATCCAGGGCGGTGGGTCGATCATCGCGGGACTGACCGTGGCGGTCCTCATCCGGCGGCTCGGGGAGCGCGCCACCACCGGAATCGGGCTCGGCTGCCTCGCGGCCGGCATGGCTGGTGGGCTGACCACGTCGGTCGCCGTCGTCAGCGCCGGGTCGGCCGTGGCCGGGCTGGGTGTGGTCTGGATGGTCGTCGGCCTGGTGACGCTGCGCCAGCGGCTCACCCCGGCCCGGCTGCAGGGGCGGGTCTCCGCGGCGACGAATCTCGCGCTCAACGGTCCGCAGGTGGCCGGCACCGCGGCCGGTGCCGCTCTGATCGCCGCGGTCGACTACCGCGTCCTGGTGGCCGTGATGGTCGGCACCATCCTCCTCTGCGCCGTGCTGGCGCTGCTGCGCCGCACTGCCGAACTGCCCGAACCGTCCGACCAGGCCGCGGCGGCCGACGCCGACGACCAGGCCGCCGAGACCGTCAACAGCTGA
- the rpsP gene encoding 30S ribosomal protein S16, giving the protein MAVKIKLKRMGKIRSPHYRIIVADARTKRDGRAIEEIGLYNPKLEPSLIQVDSERAQYWLGVGAQPTEPVLAILKVTGDWQKHKGLPGAEGTLKVAEPKAEKRAAFDAALAEVHGEPKSEATTAKKKPAKKSAAKADDKKADDKKADDKKADEAVEETPAAESTEAKADEAVEAKADDAKADEASTDAS; this is encoded by the coding sequence GTGGCTGTCAAGATCAAGCTGAAGCGAATGGGCAAGATCCGTTCGCCGCACTATCGCATCATCGTCGCCGACGCGCGTACCAAGCGCGACGGCCGGGCCATCGAGGAGATCGGCCTGTACAACCCGAAGCTCGAGCCGAGCCTCATCCAGGTCGACTCCGAGCGGGCGCAGTACTGGCTGGGCGTCGGCGCCCAGCCGACCGAGCCGGTCCTGGCCATCCTCAAGGTCACCGGCGACTGGCAGAAGCACAAGGGCCTGCCCGGTGCCGAGGGCACGCTGAAGGTCGCCGAGCCGAAGGCCGAGAAGCGCGCCGCCTTCGACGCCGCTCTGGCAGAGGTGCACGGCGAGCCCAAGTCCGAGGCCACCACGGCGAAGAAGAAGCCGGCCAAGAAGTCCGCCGCCAAGGCTGACGACAAGAAGGCCGACGACAAGAAGGCCGACGACAAGAAGGCCGACGAGGCCGTCGAGGAGACCCCGGCGGCTGAGTCGACCGAGGCCAAGGCGGACGAGGCGGTGGAGGCCAAGGCCGACGACGCCAAGGCCGACGAGGCGAGCACGGACGCGTCCTGA
- a CDS encoding RNA-binding protein, translating to MLAEALEHLVAGVVDHPDDVSVRTRQLRRGRLLEVRVHPDDLGKVIGRGGRTATSFRTVVSALSDSGVRIDFVDIDGR from the coding sequence ATGCTCGCCGAGGCACTGGAGCACCTGGTCGCTGGCGTCGTCGATCACCCCGACGACGTCAGCGTCCGCACCCGCCAGCTGCGGCGCGGCCGGCTGCTCGAGGTGCGTGTCCATCCTGACGATCTCGGCAAGGTCATCGGCCGCGGTGGTCGCACGGCCACGTCGTTCCGCACCGTTGTCTCGGCGCTGTCCGACAGCGGTGTGCGCATCGACTTCGTCGACATCGACGGACGCTGA
- the rimM gene encoding ribosome maturation factor RimM (Essential for efficient processing of 16S rRNA) has product MIVTVGRIGRAHGVRGEVTVEVRTDSPDERFADGAVLTTEPAAAGPLTVVASRWHSGRLLVRFDAVTDRTAAERMRGTVLQADVADDEQTGDPDEFFDRQLVGLTVVTVGGDDVGTVREVLHAPGHDLLAVTRPGGGEALIPFVTEIVPEVELSASRLVVDPPPGLLE; this is encoded by the coding sequence ATGATCGTCACGGTCGGGCGGATCGGGCGCGCGCACGGCGTCCGCGGCGAGGTGACCGTCGAGGTGCGTACCGACAGCCCTGACGAGCGCTTCGCCGACGGCGCCGTGCTGACCACCGAGCCGGCCGCAGCCGGTCCACTGACCGTGGTGGCGTCGCGGTGGCACAGCGGGCGGTTGTTGGTGCGCTTCGACGCCGTCACCGACCGAACCGCCGCCGAGCGGATGCGCGGCACGGTGTTACAGGCGGACGTCGCCGACGACGAACAGACCGGTGACCCCGACGAGTTCTTCGACCGTCAGCTCGTCGGGCTGACCGTGGTCACCGTCGGCGGCGACGACGTCGGCACCGTCCGCGAGGTCCTCCACGCGCCCGGCCACGACCTCCTCGCCGTCACCCGGCCCGGGGGCGGCGAGGCGCTGATCCCGTTCGTCACCGAGATCGTGCCCGAGGTCGAGCTCAGCGCGTCGCGGCTCGTGGTCGACCCACCGCCCGGCCTGCTCGAGTGA
- the trmD gene encoding tRNA (guanosine(37)-N1)-methyltransferase TrmD codes for MRIDVVTIFPDYLTPLDLSLVGKAREAGVLDVRVHDLRDWTTDRHRTVDDTPYGGGAGMVMKPDVWGAALDAVIGEAGTDASERPARLIVPTPSGRQFTQELANELAGESRLVFACGRYEGIDARFVDDARGRMPVTELSIGDYVLNGGEVAVLVVVEAVARLLPGVVGNPESLVEESHGADGLLEYPVYTKPPTWRGLDVPEVLLSGHHGKVARWRRDEALRRTAERRPDLLDRLDPDRLDRHDREVLDAAGFRVRPPSVAD; via the coding sequence ATGAGGATCGACGTCGTCACGATCTTCCCGGACTACCTGACCCCGCTGGACCTCTCGCTGGTCGGCAAGGCCCGGGAAGCCGGCGTCCTCGACGTCCGAGTCCACGATCTGCGTGACTGGACCACCGACCGGCATCGCACCGTCGACGACACCCCGTACGGCGGCGGCGCCGGCATGGTCATGAAGCCCGACGTGTGGGGTGCCGCGCTGGACGCCGTCATCGGTGAAGCGGGAACGGACGCGTCCGAGCGGCCGGCGCGGCTGATCGTGCCGACGCCGTCCGGCCGGCAGTTCACCCAGGAGTTGGCCAACGAGCTGGCCGGTGAATCGCGGCTGGTGTTCGCCTGCGGCCGCTACGAGGGCATCGACGCGCGGTTCGTCGACGACGCCCGTGGCCGCATGCCGGTCACCGAGCTGTCCATCGGCGACTACGTCCTCAACGGGGGCGAGGTCGCCGTGCTCGTCGTCGTCGAGGCCGTCGCGCGGCTGCTGCCCGGCGTCGTGGGCAACCCGGAGTCACTGGTGGAGGAGTCGCACGGGGCCGATGGCCTGCTCGAATACCCCGTCTACACCAAGCCGCCGACGTGGCGCGGGCTCGACGTCCCCGAGGTGCTGCTGTCCGGGCACCACGGCAAGGTCGCCCGGTGGCGGCGCGACGAGGCGCTGCGCCGGACCGCTGAGCGGCGGCCGGACCTCCTCGACCGGCTCGACCCCGACCGGCTCGACCGGCACGACCGCGAGGTCCTCGACGCCGCCGGGTTTCGTGTCCGGCCCCCATCTGTGGCAGACTGA
- the rplS gene encoding 50S ribosomal protein L19, whose translation MHTLDAVDAAQLRDNIPAFRAGDNLKVHVRVVEGNRSRVQIFQGVVIRRQGSGVRESFTVRKVSFGVGVERTFPVHTPVIEKIERVSRGDVRRAKLYYLRNLRGKAAKIREKRETA comes from the coding sequence ATGCACACGCTCGATGCAGTCGACGCCGCACAGCTGCGCGACAACATCCCGGCCTTTCGCGCCGGTGACAACCTGAAGGTCCACGTCCGGGTCGTCGAGGGCAACCGCTCCCGCGTCCAGATCTTCCAGGGCGTGGTCATCCGCCGCCAGGGCTCGGGCGTGCGTGAGTCCTTCACCGTCCGCAAGGTCAGCTTCGGCGTCGGCGTCGAGCGCACCTTCCCGGTGCACACCCCTGTCATCGAGAAGATCGAGCGGGTCAGCCGCGGCGACGTCCGCCGCGCGAAGCTCTACTACCTGCGCAATCTGCGGGGCAAGGCCGCCAAGATCCGCGAGAAGCGCGAGACGGCCTGA
- the lepB gene encoding signal peptidase I, with amino-acid sequence MTEESRPRGSDGERPHGDGAVPGSGSASDTGSAGAARRGLSAFVKETAIVVALSLIIATVVRIFLVQAFLIPSGSMEDTLLVGDRVLVSKISLHFGDIHRGDVVVFEDPNRWLGAQAPDGDGGIGEAVKDVFEFVGVLPDDSEEHLIKRVIGLGGDTVTCCDDAGSITVNGQAIEESAYLYPGDSPSLNEFEVTVPDGELFVMGDHRSNSGDSRIHGSFSEDLVVGRAFAVAWPLSRWGGVGSDGAFDAVPEP; translated from the coding sequence GTGACCGAGGAGAGCCGACCTCGGGGAAGCGACGGCGAACGGCCGCACGGTGACGGCGCCGTACCCGGTTCGGGATCCGCTTCCGACACCGGATCCGCCGGCGCGGCGCGGCGTGGCCTGAGCGCCTTCGTCAAGGAGACCGCCATCGTGGTGGCGCTCTCCCTGATCATCGCCACTGTCGTGCGCATCTTTCTCGTGCAGGCGTTCCTCATTCCCTCCGGGTCGATGGAGGACACCCTGCTCGTCGGCGACCGCGTCCTGGTGTCCAAGATCAGCCTGCACTTCGGCGACATCCACCGCGGCGACGTCGTGGTCTTCGAGGACCCCAACCGCTGGCTGGGCGCGCAGGCGCCGGACGGCGACGGTGGCATCGGTGAAGCGGTCAAGGACGTCTTCGAGTTCGTCGGCGTGCTGCCCGACGACTCCGAGGAACACCTGATCAAGCGCGTGATCGGCCTCGGCGGCGACACCGTGACCTGTTGCGACGACGCGGGGAGCATCACCGTCAACGGGCAGGCCATCGAAGAGTCCGCCTACCTGTACCCGGGCGACTCCCCGTCGCTCAACGAGTTCGAGGTCACCGTGCCCGACGGCGAACTGTTCGTCATGGGCGATCACCGGTCCAACTCCGGCGACTCCCGCATCCACGGCTCGTTCTCCGAGGACCTCGTGGTGGGGCGCGCGTTCGCGGTCGCGTGGCCGCTGTCGCGGTGGGGAGGCGTCGGCAGTGACGGTGCGTTCGACGCTGTCCCCGAGCCCTGA